Proteins encoded together in one Oceanobacillus iheyensis HTE831 window:
- the rfbD gene encoding dTDP-4-dehydrorhamnose reductase, with amino-acid sequence MRFLITGCEGQLGKAFISKLGLGINIKRLSKKEMDITDPIKIEQQIQSFQPDYVIHTAAYTAVDLSEKHPILALQVNAIGTLHLARACKKYGAKLVFFSSDYVFDGEKNTPYIESDRPNPKNNYGLSKWLAEEFILQTLPESYIIRTSWLFGDGENNFVNTIKKNAYKRKPLKVINDQIGSPTYTYDLVEACIPLLQLPFGIYHIRNDGICSWYSFAQTIYEECGTDPTLITPVTSKEYKTLAKRPSYSVLSMNKLKSSGTKLPRFWKEALCNFINKE; translated from the coding sequence ATGAGATTTCTGATTACAGGTTGTGAGGGTCAACTTGGGAAAGCGTTCATTTCCAAGTTAGGTCTTGGTATTAACATAAAGCGCCTCTCAAAAAAAGAGATGGATATAACCGATCCAATTAAAATTGAACAACAAATACAATCCTTTCAACCAGACTACGTTATCCATACTGCTGCATATACAGCAGTTGATCTTAGCGAAAAACACCCAATTCTTGCTCTACAAGTAAATGCGATTGGGACATTACATCTTGCTCGTGCTTGTAAAAAATACGGAGCAAAGCTTGTTTTTTTTAGTTCTGATTACGTATTTGATGGAGAAAAAAACACCCCTTATATTGAATCCGATCGTCCAAATCCCAAAAATAATTATGGTTTAAGTAAGTGGCTAGCAGAGGAGTTTATTCTACAAACATTACCAGAGAGTTATATTATACGAACATCATGGTTGTTTGGGGATGGCGAAAATAACTTTGTTAATACGATTAAAAAAAATGCCTACAAAAGAAAACCATTAAAAGTTATCAATGATCAAATTGGGAGTCCGACCTATACCTATGATTTAGTTGAAGCTTGCATACCATTGCTGCAACTTCCTTTTGGTATTTACCATATACGAAATGATGGTATTTGTAGTTGGTACTCCTTTGCACAAACAATTTATGAGGAATGCGGAACTGACCCAACTTTAATTACACCTGTTACGTCTAAGGAATATAAAACTCTAGCAAAGAGACCGAGTTACTCTGTTTTAAGTATGAATAAGCTGAAATCCTCTGGAACTAAACTCCCTCGTTTTTGGAAAGAAGCCCTTTGTAACTTTATTAATAAGGAGTAG
- a CDS encoding sugar phosphate nucleotidyltransferase, producing MKGMILARGKGTRLHPLTKVINKHLIPIGKYPMIYYPIFKLREVDITEILITTNQQDIPLFRELLGDGRDLGVRIHFEAQQQAIGIPDAILLSKTFVGSDKLTVILGDNIFHDSLIPYVQSYEKQSTGAKILLKTVSDPNRYGIATFDKSQKNILSIEEKPSDSSSNYCVTGIYMYGTEVFEFIKQITPSSRGELEITDVNNLYLQKSKLTFDVLPNWWIDAGTYDSIFQANQIILKNE from the coding sequence ATGAAGGGCATGATACTTGCCAGAGGAAAAGGAACCAGACTTCACCCTCTTACAAAAGTGATAAATAAACATTTGATTCCTATAGGTAAATATCCAATGATTTACTATCCGATATTTAAATTACGCGAAGTTGATATAACAGAAATTTTAATCACTACCAATCAACAAGATATACCACTTTTTCGAGAATTATTAGGTGACGGAAGAGACTTAGGTGTACGTATTCACTTCGAAGCACAGCAGCAGGCTATCGGTATACCAGACGCAATATTACTTAGTAAAACATTTGTTGGCAGTGATAAATTAACGGTTATACTGGGTGACAATATATTTCATGATTCCTTAATTCCTTATGTCCAGTCATATGAGAAGCAAAGCACCGGAGCCAAAATTTTGTTGAAAACCGTTTCGGATCCTAATCGATATGGAATTGCTACATTTGATAAGTCTCAAAAAAATATATTATCCATTGAAGAAAAACCAAGTGATTCTTCTTCTAATTATTGTGTCACAGGAATTTATATGTACGGTACGGAAGTTTTTGAATTTATAAAACAAATTACTCCTTCTTCTCGAGGAGAGTTAGAGATTACAGATGTGAACAATTTATACTTACAAAAGAGCAAACTTACTTTTGATGTATTACCGAATTGGTGGATCGACGCTGGGACATATGATTCCATCTTTCAAGCAAATCAAATTATTCTTAAAAACGAATAG
- a CDS encoding glycoside hydrolase family 99-like domain-containing protein, with amino-acid sequence MKKKNNKKDTKIIALYLPQFHEIKENNNWWGKGFTEWSNTKKAKPLFHNHYQPREPYRDFYYDLTNPGVRAWQAKLAKQYGIFGFCYYHYWFKGRRLLERPFNEVLASGKPDFPFCLSWANEPWTRNWNGGSRNVLMPEDYGEKRDWKEHFNYLIKAFKDKRYIRVNNKPLFVIYRPETIPNLIDMMDYWEELAIQHGLEGIYFVQTFNGFRPLSPINRFDAAVEFEPHFTLAHGKDNNFWKLVNGYNGKAKYLDYDRIWESILSRNNKQHKKVFLGAFTDWDNTARMQSSGTIYHGATPAKFKNYLSRQIDRANNVYDSEFLFINAWNEWAEGAYLEPDKKFKYGYLEAVRDALKMNR; translated from the coding sequence ATCAAGAAGAAAAACAACAAAAAAGATACAAAGATAATCGCCTTATATTTACCGCAATTTCATGAAATAAAAGAAAATAACAATTGGTGGGGGAAAGGTTTTACAGAATGGTCAAATACAAAAAAAGCCAAACCATTATTTCACAATCACTACCAACCTCGAGAACCCTACAGAGACTTTTATTATGACCTTACTAATCCAGGTGTAAGAGCGTGGCAAGCAAAACTTGCCAAACAGTATGGAATTTTTGGCTTCTGTTATTATCATTATTGGTTTAAAGGTAGAAGGTTGTTAGAAAGGCCATTTAATGAAGTGTTAGCTAGTGGTAAGCCAGATTTTCCATTTTGTTTGTCTTGGGCTAATGAGCCATGGACTCGGAACTGGAATGGAGGATCTAGAAATGTTTTGATGCCTGAGGATTATGGAGAAAAAAGAGATTGGAAAGAGCATTTTAACTATCTTATCAAGGCATTTAAAGACAAAAGGTATATTCGAGTGAATAACAAACCATTATTCGTTATATATCGTCCTGAAACAATACCGAATTTAATTGATATGATGGATTATTGGGAGGAACTTGCGATACAACATGGATTAGAAGGAATTTACTTTGTTCAAACGTTTAACGGTTTTCGACCACTATCACCAATAAATAGATTCGATGCTGCCGTAGAGTTTGAGCCACACTTTACGCTAGCACATGGAAAAGACAATAATTTTTGGAAATTGGTTAATGGTTATAATGGTAAAGCAAAATATTTAGATTACGATCGTATTTGGGAAAGTATTTTAAGCAGAAATAATAAACAGCACAAGAAAGTATTTTTAGGAGCATTCACCGATTGGGATAATACTGCCCGAATGCAGTCATCTGGAACCATATATCACGGTGCAACACCAGCAAAGTTCAAAAATTATTTAAGTCGTCAAATTGATAGAGCAAATAATGTCTACGATAGTGAATTTTTATTTATTAATGCATGGAATGAGTGGGCAGAAGGTGCTTATCTCGAGCCAGATAAAAAATTCAAATATGGCTATTTAGAAGCTGTAAGAGACGCTTTAAAGATGAATCGCTAA
- a CDS encoding zinc dependent phospholipase C family protein produces the protein MPNIWTHILFAEDACNSVDLSLYNGPALNLGAQGPDPFFYYQFWPWIKDNQVEQIGTILHTKRCGEFLLELISKAKNCNFQVQSYVLGFITHHILDRHTHPYIHYHAGYEGSKHQKLEVIIDTIMMLKLRKKEAWKFPVYQEIYVGKSIPSDSHHILHQSIHKIYPELSPPEAYIKKSYHDMIMAHRILADPNLWRNKLLGNFISSYSHQPIQTNIDYLNEEHRTWHHPATNVPSTRSFLDHYEDASKEICTLLPLIHHYWNSHKCNEKNLIHDIIGNISYDTGMPLIRELKNTYSNPII, from the coding sequence ATGCCAAATATATGGACGCATATCCTATTTGCTGAAGATGCATGCAACTCAGTAGATCTATCTCTATACAACGGGCCAGCATTAAATCTTGGTGCACAGGGACCAGATCCTTTTTTCTATTATCAATTTTGGCCTTGGATAAAAGATAATCAAGTAGAACAAATAGGAACAATTCTACATACAAAACGATGCGGTGAATTTTTACTCGAATTAATAAGTAAAGCAAAAAATTGTAATTTTCAGGTCCAATCTTATGTACTTGGTTTTATAACACATCACATATTAGACCGTCACACGCATCCATATATTCATTATCATGCGGGTTACGAAGGTAGTAAGCATCAAAAGCTTGAAGTAATTATTGATACGATCATGATGCTCAAATTAAGAAAAAAAGAAGCATGGAAATTTCCAGTTTATCAAGAAATCTATGTAGGAAAGTCTATACCGTCAGATAGCCATCATATACTGCATCAATCAATTCATAAAATCTATCCGGAGCTTTCACCACCTGAAGCATATATTAAAAAATCATATCACGACATGATCATGGCACATAGGATACTTGCTGATCCTAATCTCTGGAGAAACAAATTACTGGGTAATTTTATATCTTCATACTCACATCAACCAATTCAAACAAATATAGATTACCTTAATGAGGAGCATAGAACATGGCATCATCCAGCCACGAATGTTCCTTCTACAAGAAGTTTCCTAGACCATTATGAAGATGCTAGCAAAGAAATCTGTACATTACTGCCACTAATTCACCACTATTGGAATAGTCATAAATGTAATGAAAAAAATCTAATCCACGACATTATTGGCAATATCTCCTATGATACAGGTATGCCGCTTATACGTGAGCTGAAAAACACGTATTCAAATCCAATTATATAA